A window of Solanum stenotomum isolate F172 chromosome 9, ASM1918654v1, whole genome shotgun sequence genomic DNA:
ccataaatataaattttccaTACTAATAATAACTTTTTAGCCACTATAAATTATTGGAAGAAAACCTCGtagctaaataaatatttttcatgttcaaaAATTTGTGGCATACTAAAAGATAGTCATAAATTATTTACGATGATAAAATTTTATAGTTAATGATTAAGTTTTTTCATGATCATGTTGAAACTAGTTGGAGCAATAGCAAAATTTtactcataaaaataaatttaaaataaaaaattataacataaTTAACATTTTGTTTCGAGTACCAAAAAATGTGgcaataattaacttaatagtATAATAATTTGTCATGACAAAATGATATAGGAACGAACAGTATCCCAACAGAAAAAGGATAGGGAACAATTTTTCATCAAACAATGGATGTCAAtagtttgagaaaaaaaatcccCTTAAAAACTATTAATATTTAGTATATTAATGGCCTAGTGGCCAAAAAGTATTCTGAAAAATTGATAACAATTTTAGTATAttgataacaattttttttcgaTGTAACTGAAAACTTCATCAACGTATActtgtaaataataatatttcaactaaataataatactaattcaCATATAGTTGGAGTAACTTATTAAAATAAAGATCAATTCTCAAAAGTAAGTAAAAGTAAATAAGACTTCCAAATATTTACAATAATAAATCTTCATCATCAGCTTCTGATTCTGATTCGTTGTCTTCAGTGATATCATCAGCTACAGTAACATCAATGCTAATAACATCCAAATCATTTCTTTTCCAATTTATGAAGTCATCATCATCCTCAAATCTATGCGAGAAATCATTACAAGCATCTTGTTGAAAGGTCTCTTCATCAATAGCACCTCCAGTAAAGTAACTAGAATGACCATTCAAAACAATTGACCAATTGGGATGAAGATTATCCTtaacataaaatatttgttCTACTTGAGATGCAAGTACAAAGGGTTCATTTGTAGCTAATTTTCTCTTAGTGTTAACACTAACATAATCATGTTTATCTATTTTCACTCCATTTCCACTATTATCAACATCCCACCAATCACACTTAAACAAAACAATGCGCTTACCTCCGAAATATTGAAGTTCTACTATTTCAGTTAGAACGCCATAgtaattgatattttgaccATTCACCACTCCTTTTACTAAAACACCACTATTTTGCgtctttctcttttccttgaGTAGTTTAGTATGAAATCTaaaaccatttatttcataccCCTTGAATCTTTGAACTCCATCAAAAGGACCTCTAGCTAAAGAATACAATTCACAGCTTGCAagtgaattttcttctttgcgCATTTGGACAATCTatacaaaaaatcaattaatcaatgataataaataagtattacaaatttaatatgttataaAGTAAAAACTTACTCGATGGAAAAACCAATCATCAAAGTTCATGCTCATATTCACTGTTATACAAATAGATGTTAATTATATACAAAGCAAAAATCCCTTTCACTATTTCCTTATACTAGCAGAGGTTATGAAAATGAAAACAGTAGGAGACCATTTGGCACCATTGTTTTTCATGTCATGAAATTGATGATGTTAGGTAATGAGACTTTACTACCAAAAACTAAAGAATCAGGATTTTTCATGGAAAGAATAGTACATGATTCAGATAAATGAGAAATCTATTTTGGCAAATGCACAACATGCTCACTTAGAacaatgttaaaaaaaaaaatcattaatgtATTTTTAGTTCGAGGTAACTTCAAAAATAATGGTAAGAGATGAGGGAAAGCTAACAAAACATACCGTAGAAATGGTTGAAATTCTTCACAATTTCTCAAGACATAAAGATGAGCTTGTTTTAGCTCagattcttcaagatttctTGATGTATCTCTTAATAAAGGAGAACTCTTTTGTTCAAATACTGATAATCCATTATATTTCTCAGCATGATCAACTTCATGATTCTTGTCCATTCGATTATGCTATTTTGCACTTCCATGTAAATACCTTGAGCAAAGTATTATACATTCTTCAATAATATACCCTTCTGCCATACACCCTTCCGGATGATTTCTATTATGAACATAACATTTCAATATGCGTAAAAATCTGCATGATTATAACATATCACTTAAACTTCTTTTTAACAAGATAAATTAACAAGcaacataaaattaaatcaaaattataaatttaaaacatacCTCTCAATAGGATACATCCACCTATTTTGTACAGGTCCGCCAAGCTTAGCCTCTCTTGGAAGATGAATGACTAAATGAACCATAACGTCAAAAAATGGTGGTAGAAATATCTTTTCTAATTTGCTCAGTGTTATTGGAATTTGAGCTGCAAGTTGATCCAACACATCAACCCTTAGTGTTTTCGAACACaattctttgaaaaaaatacttaacTCGGTGATAGCATCATAGACATTGCTTGGCACGACTCCACGAATTGCAAGAGGAAGTAGTTGTTCCAATAAAATATGTGAATCATGACTCTTTAATCCATTAATTTTACAATCCTCTGACTTCACCCACCGTGATATATTGGAAGAATAACCATTTGGAACCTTAACCACTTTCAAGAACTTGCATACTTTAGATTTCTCATCTCGTGATAAAGAATAACATGCTGCTGGGTAATACCATCTTCCATCTCTATAAGTTGGATGTAAATCTCTTCTTATACCCATTTCCTTCAAATCGCGACGAGCATTCAAAttatcttttgtttttccttcaATATCTAGTAATGTCCCAATAATATTATCGCacacatttttttcaatatgcatCACATCCAAATTATGGcgtattaaattatttttccaataaGGAAGCCTAAAAAAATGCTTTTTTTCTCCAGTTATGTATGCCTTCACTTTTTTCGTACTTGCTTTTCTTCTGGGTCTTACCAAATTTCATGTCTCCCAAAGCAAGCAGTTGGCGTACGGCGTCATCTCCCGATAGAATATTTGGAGCAGGTCTTCTTTCAACTTCTCCATTGAAATCACGTTTATTACTCCGCCACTTATGATTAGATGCTAAAAACCTCCAAGCACCCATGTAAGAAAACTTACGACCATACTTGAATCGAGCAGATGGAGTGTCTTTGTTGCATGAAGGACAAGCCAAAACTCTCTTTGTGCTCCATCCAGACAAGTTTGCATAAGCTGGAAAATCATTGATAGTCCATAAGAGTGCTGCTGGCATACAAAAGTTCTCTTTTCTTGAAGCATCAAATGTATCAACTCCATAATACCATAATTCTCGCAACTCATCTATCAATGGTTCTAAGTACACGTCGATATCATTTCCAGGGGCTTTAGGACCAGGTATCAACAAAGACAAGTAGCAATAGGGTTGCTTCATGCACATCCAAGGGGGTAAGTTATATACAGTAATAATCATTGTCCAAGTGCTATGAGAAACACTTAAGTTACCAAAAGGTTTAACCTCGTCAGATGCTAATCCAAGTTTAACATTAAACAGATCTCTAGCAAAACCAGGATTAGTTGCATCAAAATGTTTCCATGCTTCAGAGTCTACTGGATATCTTAGAACCCCGTCTTTTAAGCACCGATCATGATGCCATGTCATGTCTGAAGCAATTTCTATGACACAAACAACCTCTGCAATCTTGGTTTCTAGGGAAAGTAACATAACACTTTTCGAGGAACTTTGTTCTCATTCTTTCCTTGAATAGCTCCATTAGTTGTTTGGCCTTCCACTGACTTCCACCTAGACTCCCCACAAACCAAGCAACATTCAGCTTTtgcatttttttccaaaataacaTACAATCATTCTCGCAAGCATGTATCTTTTCATACCGAAGACCTAaattttgaatcattttttttgcTCCATGGAATGACTTTGGTAAAGTTTCACTAGAAGGAAGTGCTCGTTTGATCAATTTCAATATGCTATCGGTTGCTTTATCACTTAAACCATGAAGGCATTTGATTTGGA
This region includes:
- the LOC125875581 gene encoding uncharacterized protein LOC125875581 gives rise to the protein MHIEKNVCDNIIGTLLDIEGKTKDNLNARRDLKEMGIRRDLHPTYRDGRWYYPAACYSLSRDEKSKVCKFLKVVKVPNGYSSNISRWVKSEDCKINGLKSHDSHILLEQLLPLAIRGVVPSNVYDAITELSIFFKELCSKTLRVDVLDQLAAQIPITLSKLEKIFLPPFFDVMVHLVIHLPREAKLGGPVQNRWMYPIERFLRILKCYVHNRNHPEGCMAEGYIIEECIILCSRYLHGSAK